A genomic region of Rhodospirillales bacterium contains the following coding sequences:
- a CDS encoding COQ9 family protein, with protein MQDKTSIRDSILEAALPHVPFDGWLERTLIEATLVSGFSETDFRDAFPGGVNDAVLHFSSMVDRRMLESLEGVDQSLLKVRERVGLAVKTRLKILQPHKEATRQAMTYWLMPFREPQAVKALWWTADRIWVWAGDTSTDYNRYTKRSLLSGVIASTMLSWFNDNDPDMVKTYDFLDRRIENVMNLGRIMGKLRA; from the coding sequence ATGCAGGATAAAACATCTATACGCGATTCTATTCTTGAGGCGGCTTTGCCGCATGTTCCCTTTGATGGCTGGCTAGAAAGAACATTGATCGAGGCGACGCTTGTCTCCGGTTTTTCCGAAACGGATTTCCGTGATGCGTTTCCGGGCGGGGTAAACGATGCTGTTTTGCACTTTTCGTCAATGGTTGACCGGCGGATGCTGGAATCCTTGGAAGGTGTTGATCAGTCTCTGTTAAAGGTACGCGAACGTGTCGGGCTGGCGGTTAAAACGCGTTTGAAAATTTTGCAGCCGCATAAAGAAGCTACCCGGCAAGCCATGACGTATTGGCTTATGCCTTTTCGTGAGCCGCAGGCAGTAAAAGCGCTTTGGTGGACCGCTGACCGGATATGGGTGTGGGCCGGAGATACTTCAACCGATTATAACCGTTATACTAAAAGGAGTTTGTTGAGTGGTGTTATTGCCTCAACAATGCTGTCCTGGTTCAATGATAACGATCCGGATATGGTGAAAACTTACGATTTTTTAGATCGGCGTATAGAAAATGTTATGAATTTGGGCCGTATAATGGGAAAATTACGCGCATGA
- a CDS encoding DUF2312 domain-containing protein — MTDGNVASFPQGGAQDDDGTQDVGGVTGKRLKAFLERIERLEEEKAALAEDIKEVYGEAKAVGFDTKTMRRVLKLRKMDIEKRREEDELLELYKAAIGME, encoded by the coding sequence ATGACCGATGGTAATGTGGCGAGCTTTCCCCAAGGCGGTGCGCAAGATGATGACGGCACGCAGGATGTTGGCGGTGTGACGGGAAAACGCCTGAAAGCTTTTCTGGAGCGGATCGAGCGTCTGGAAGAAGAAAAGGCGGCGTTGGCCGAAGATATCAAGGAAGTCTATGGCGAAGCCAAAGCTGTTGGCTTTGACACTAAGACTATGCGCCGTGTTTTGAAGCTGCGCAAAATGGACATCGAAAAACGCCGTGAGGAAGATGAACTTCTGGAACTCTATAAAGCCGCCATTGGGATGGAATAA
- a CDS encoding type IV secretion system protein: protein MSEGQNNTSSENAKGIAILLCVFFCLFLLFWYFWGDDVKSGFRFFRWGEMWLISFFIDDDYTVYWNGHTINFYQWLEGVPNIPGYKLTKETLDVISFLALHAYKWFFIVVLSIMGLWAYQYGPGTQFRRKMGMDDLIATQAKTFPVLTPLIDFNPSKMPPRPPGAPVPAELPLFSEALGPEEWLAYNQIPIPDGKIDERAAYIAFAHQLGPRWKGPAKLPPHKKIFLATCCLRASRKRAEADEMMGRLAQCWRHDKGLQLGRDKKLLRDAMKVLKNKDLSASTLAKVNQHAFQTTALIRALATAREEGGVMAPAQFVWMRGHDRALWYPLNNLGRQAFHMEALGAMAHYVAEKRTQRPVPKPKVDDAVRSIVDYMNSNRARPVPQLDYSGSKRSGIKKPGSAGVKKPKA, encoded by the coding sequence ATGTCAGAAGGCCAAAATAATACGTCCAGTGAAAACGCCAAAGGAATCGCGATCCTTTTGTGCGTTTTTTTCTGCCTGTTTTTACTCTTCTGGTATTTCTGGGGCGATGACGTCAAAAGCGGTTTCCGGTTCTTCCGCTGGGGAGAGATGTGGCTAATCTCTTTTTTCATTGATGACGACTACACCGTGTACTGGAACGGCCATACGATCAATTTTTATCAATGGCTGGAAGGGGTTCCCAATATCCCGGGGTACAAGCTGACAAAAGAAACGCTCGACGTCATTTCTTTCCTGGCGCTCCATGCCTACAAATGGTTTTTCATTGTCGTGCTCTCCATCATGGGGCTCTGGGCGTACCAGTACGGACCGGGCACCCAATTCCGGCGCAAAATGGGTATGGACGATCTTATCGCCACCCAGGCCAAAACTTTTCCGGTTTTAACGCCGCTGATCGATTTCAACCCGTCCAAAATGCCCCCGCGGCCGCCGGGTGCACCGGTTCCTGCGGAGTTACCGCTCTTTTCCGAAGCCCTCGGTCCGGAAGAATGGCTGGCCTATAACCAGATTCCGATCCCGGATGGGAAAATAGACGAACGCGCCGCCTATATTGCTTTTGCCCATCAATTAGGGCCGCGCTGGAAAGGGCCGGCAAAATTGCCGCCCCACAAAAAAATATTTCTGGCAACCTGCTGCCTGCGGGCTTCACGGAAACGCGCTGAAGCGGACGAAATGATGGGCCGGCTGGCGCAATGCTGGCGGCACGACAAGGGATTACAACTGGGACGCGATAAAAAGCTCCTGCGCGATGCGATGAAAGTCCTGAAAAACAAGGATCTCTCGGCCTCAACCCTGGCCAAAGTCAACCAGCATGCTTTCCAGACAACGGCGCTCATACGGGCGCTGGCGACAGCCCGTGAAGAAGGCGGCGTTATGGCCCCGGCCCAGTTTGTCTGGATGCGCGGCCATGATCGCGCCTTGTGGTATCCCCTGAATAATCTGGGACGGCAGGCCTTCCACATGGAAGCCCTCGGGGCCATGGCACACTATGTTGCTGAAAAACGGACACAAAGACCGGTCCCCAAACCCAAAGTCGACGATGCCGTGCGCAGCATTGTTGATTATATGAACTCCAACCGTGCCCGTCCCGTGCCTCAGCTGGATTACAGCGGCTCGAAACGGAGCGGCATTAAAAAACCCGGAAGCGCAGGCGTTAAAAAACCGAAGGCGTAA
- a CDS encoding AarF/ABC1/UbiB kinase family protein, which yields MNDKLDQNNMAGRLARYGKVSGTMASLAAKLAGEKYLGLKIEREDHAVQLMQALGNLKGPLMKIGQILATIPEALPPEYARAFQELQANAPPMGWPFVRRRMKTELGPDWESRFKHFDRESSAAASLGQVHKAVTHDGQTIACKLQYPDMRSAIDTDLRQLKIIFSIYERYDSAISTRLIHEELSERLYEELDYEREARQCKLYAYMLRDEKAVHVPDVIDDLSTDRLLCSTWMDGAPILSFVDAPSDQRNRLALNMFRAWYTPLYHYGVIHGDPHLGNYTVRADDSINLLDFGCIRVFPPRFVGGVIDLYHALLRDDRALAVHAYETWGFSNLSNEHIDTLNIWANFLYGPILDDKTRKIGEVKGEIYGRETAEKVHERLRELGKKSGGITVPREFVFMDRAALGLGSVFLHLNAEINWYQVFNEMIEGFSLEELENKQSSALDTFNLQPPARETIK from the coding sequence ATGAACGATAAACTGGATCAAAATAATATGGCCGGACGACTGGCGCGTTATGGCAAAGTTTCCGGAACTATGGCGTCCTTGGCCGCCAAACTGGCCGGAGAAAAATATCTCGGTCTCAAGATCGAACGGGAAGACCACGCCGTTCAGCTGATGCAGGCCTTGGGCAATTTAAAAGGCCCCCTGATGAAAATCGGCCAGATTCTGGCGACAATCCCCGAAGCGCTACCGCCCGAATACGCCCGCGCTTTTCAAGAATTACAGGCCAATGCCCCGCCGATGGGCTGGCCCTTTGTCCGGCGGCGAATGAAAACAGAACTGGGACCGGACTGGGAAAGCCGCTTCAAACATTTCGACCGCGAATCATCTGCAGCAGCGTCTCTGGGACAGGTACACAAAGCCGTAACGCATGACGGACAGACGATTGCCTGTAAACTGCAATACCCTGATATGCGCTCGGCCATTGATACGGACCTCCGCCAGCTCAAAATCATTTTTTCGATTTACGAACGCTACGACAGCGCCATTTCAACACGCCTGATTCATGAAGAGCTGTCCGAACGCCTGTACGAGGAACTCGACTACGAACGGGAAGCCCGTCAATGCAAACTCTACGCCTATATGCTGCGTGATGAAAAAGCCGTGCATGTCCCCGACGTTATTGACGATCTCTCGACAGATCGTTTGCTGTGCAGCACATGGATGGATGGCGCACCTATCCTGTCTTTTGTCGACGCCCCCTCCGATCAACGAAATCGGCTGGCTCTCAACATGTTCCGGGCCTGGTATACGCCGCTTTATCACTACGGCGTCATCCACGGCGACCCTCATCTGGGCAACTATACCGTCAGGGCCGACGATTCGATCAACCTGCTTGATTTCGGATGCATACGGGTCTTCCCGCCCCGCTTTGTCGGCGGCGTTATTGATCTGTATCATGCCTTGCTGCGCGATGACCGCGCCCTTGCCGTACATGCCTATGAAACATGGGGGTTTTCAAACCTGAGCAACGAGCATATCGATACGCTCAATATCTGGGCTAATTTTTTATACGGCCCGATTCTGGACGATAAAACCCGCAAAATCGGCGAAGTCAAAGGAGAGATCTATGGCCGGGAAACGGCTGAAAAAGTCCATGAACGCTTAAGGGAGCTAGGAAAAAAATCAGGCGGCATCACCGTCCCTCGCGAATTTGTGTTTATGGACCGGGCGGCATTGGGACTCGGCTCCGTGTTCCTACACCTGAATGCAGAAATTAACTGGTATCAGGTGTTCAACGAAATGATCGAAGGTTTTTCTTTGGAAGAACTTGAAAATAAGCAGTCTTCCGCTTTGGATACATTCAATCTACAGCCCCCCGCCCGCGAAACAATTAAATAA
- a CDS encoding response regulator, producing the protein MKKCLVVDDVEVSRYTNQMFLEEMGFDVVEAYDRASCLNAISGDINVIILDWHLKRESGLDLLEEIRHSTSGKNIPVIIISGVEGMEKADEAIKAGANSFMAKPTTKEKLETELKKLGMV; encoded by the coding sequence GTGAAAAAATGTTTAGTCGTTGATGACGTCGAAGTCAGCCGTTACACAAACCAGATGTTTTTGGAAGAAATGGGATTTGACGTTGTCGAAGCCTACGATCGGGCCAGTTGCCTGAACGCCATAAGCGGCGATATTAATGTTATAATTCTGGACTGGCACCTGAAAAGAGAAAGCGGGCTGGATCTTCTGGAAGAAATCCGTCATTCTACAAGTGGAAAAAACATTCCGGTTATTATTATCTCTGGTGTAGAAGGCATGGAAAAAGCGGACGAGGCTATAAAAGCCGGCGCCAATAGCTTTATGGCCAAACCCACAACCAAAGAAAAGCTGGAAACAGAACTGAAAAAGCTTGGGATGGTCTAG
- a CDS encoding N-formylglutamate amidohydrolase: MLHTHNEDTRKNNRETRLLGATDPAPFTVVNGDSDVPCVLLCDHGGQAVPQNLSCLGLEAGLYDTHHDTHDLGTRAVTEKMAELLGASAIFANYSRLVIDVNRRPEHPTSIVSSIEGYAVSGNADIEDAQRQARITEIYEPYHRQIEALVDRFTSAGTVPLIISIHSYTRQFFKQRRPWDMGVLWVQDARAPLAVIDHFRAQNINVGDNEPYDARILRGTTVNHHGDARKLPNALIEICNDQIVTLVEQEQWAERLVDCLKEILSDPGIHSYYDGPELMHDPDYEKAYLQELRDKATRGDE, from the coding sequence ATGCTGCATACGCATAACGAGGACACGCGGAAGAATAACCGGGAAACCCGATTGTTGGGGGCCACCGATCCCGCGCCGTTTACAGTTGTGAATGGTGATTCGGATGTTCCTTGTGTGTTGCTTTGCGATCATGGGGGGCAGGCCGTACCGCAAAATCTTTCTTGTCTTGGTCTCGAAGCCGGTCTTTATGATACGCACCATGATACTCATGATCTGGGTACGCGGGCCGTTACCGAAAAAATGGCTGAACTATTGGGTGCGTCAGCAATTTTTGCTAATTATTCCCGGTTGGTGATTGATGTCAACCGCCGTCCGGAGCATCCGACGTCTATTGTCTCCTCTATCGAAGGGTATGCTGTGTCCGGCAATGCGGATATTGAGGATGCGCAGCGACAGGCGCGAATTACGGAGATATATGAACCTTATCACCGGCAGATTGAGGCGCTTGTCGATCGCTTTACCTCTGCCGGGACGGTGCCTCTGATTATCTCGATCCATAGTTATACCCGCCAGTTTTTCAAACAACGGCGGCCTTGGGATATGGGTGTTTTATGGGTACAGGATGCGCGGGCGCCGCTGGCGGTTATCGACCATTTCCGGGCGCAGAACATAAATGTGGGCGATAACGAGCCTTATGATGCCCGGATATTGCGCGGAACGACGGTCAACCATCACGGTGATGCCCGTAAGTTGCCCAATGCCCTGATTGAAATTTGTAACGATCAGATTGTAACTCTCGTCGAACAAGAACAATGGGCCGAAAGGCTTGTTGATTGCTTGAAAGAAATTCTGTCAGATCCGGGGATTCATAGCTATTATGACGGCCCGGAGCTGATGCATGATCCGGATTACGAGAAAGCCTATCTTCAGGAACTCAGAGACAAAGCAACAAGAGGAGACGAATAG
- a CDS encoding O-antigen ligase family protein, translating into MNFWNSIKPPLGWNNALAALVFAGAFAASLFFQGTTSILFVPALVGMIFYGVVIWRPFSGTDRHIPRSATALLLSLFWLYMAVSLFWSTVPYISMLFFFIISSFPFVFFILVSAPDPYKAALTAGGVALTVLAGIAVWAVIQFFFLYDVYGPRIHHPMLNPNNLAAVFNMAFFTALGLYLLAQGRAYIAATFFLVVLFFLALLVTQSRGALLIVILVLPVFLLLLRSSSVFVLGKSVMFLPVAFVCAVLVHMLGYGKLGKYMAGLPYMGGSHSVVDRLSLWDSTWHMLLDHPWIGTGLATFSYYYGGYRDLHDMSDGYFAHMDPLQFGAEMGFAAPLLFYAFLLAVLVRTVMALRRDRCRSDAFLKARIAVPFLALTTLILHTHISFHLYMSAVLIPAACLLAYWYLATEEALGARRFVIGQLKARRRLDVILILLFTLSAVWIMRAGASTYFANKAQEYMGRQQIAEGNAAIDSLCRYAPSNIHYCLEYRAKSLIERLARERARLSPEEKKKLYEEALGYLNAEEKMASALFHIWNIRAQLYFLAQGDIIPDGYARAEVDLKRVLVVNPLFIDGRIGLANIYKQQGNPQKALALLEDGLRWPWRRSPVMVHYLMDAANLRKQLGDEATYQMYFLRAKTLADQLNRQGAK; encoded by the coding sequence ATGAACTTCTGGAACTCTATAAAGCCGCCATTGGGATGGAATAATGCGCTAGCGGCGCTGGTCTTTGCCGGCGCGTTTGCGGCTTCTTTGTTCTTTCAAGGGACAACCAGTATCCTGTTCGTGCCTGCGCTTGTGGGCATGATTTTCTATGGCGTTGTGATTTGGCGACCGTTTTCCGGCACTGACAGGCATATTCCCCGTTCAGCCACGGCTTTGCTTTTATCGCTGTTCTGGCTTTATATGGCTGTCAGCCTGTTCTGGTCGACGGTTCCCTATATCAGCATGCTGTTCTTTTTCATTATTTCCAGTTTCCCATTTGTCTTTTTTATCCTTGTCAGCGCCCCGGACCCTTATAAAGCTGCTTTGACGGCGGGCGGGGTTGCCCTGACCGTGCTGGCGGGGATTGCCGTGTGGGCGGTCATTCAATTTTTCTTTTTGTATGATGTCTATGGGCCGCGGATCCATCATCCGATGCTTAATCCCAATAATCTGGCGGCCGTTTTCAATATGGCATTTTTCACGGCGTTGGGGCTGTACCTGCTCGCGCAAGGGCGGGCCTATATAGCTGCGACGTTCTTTTTGGTTGTTCTTTTTTTCCTGGCGCTTTTGGTGACGCAAAGCCGGGGCGCTTTGCTGATTGTTATACTGGTACTCCCGGTTTTTCTGTTGTTGCTGCGGTCCTCATCGGTGTTCGTGCTGGGGAAATCAGTGATGTTCTTGCCGGTGGCCTTCGTTTGCGCCGTGCTTGTGCATATGTTGGGGTACGGCAAGCTGGGGAAGTATATGGCCGGTTTGCCGTATATGGGCGGCAGCCATAGTGTCGTTGACCGGTTGTCTTTGTGGGATTCGACATGGCATATGTTGCTTGATCATCCCTGGATCGGGACCGGGCTGGCCACTTTTTCCTATTATTATGGTGGCTATCGCGATCTTCATGATATGAGCGACGGCTATTTTGCTCATATGGATCCTTTGCAATTCGGGGCGGAAATGGGGTTTGCCGCGCCGCTTTTGTTTTACGCGTTTTTGCTGGCAGTTCTGGTGCGGACGGTTATGGCGCTTCGCAGGGACCGGTGCCGTTCGGATGCCTTTTTAAAGGCCCGGATTGCTGTGCCGTTTTTGGCGCTGACAACCTTGATTTTGCACACGCACATTAGCTTTCATCTGTACATGTCGGCGGTTTTAATCCCGGCGGCCTGTTTGCTGGCATACTGGTATCTGGCGACGGAGGAGGCGCTGGGTGCGCGCCGCTTTGTGATCGGTCAGCTTAAAGCAAGGCGGAGGCTGGACGTTATTTTGATCCTTCTTTTTACTCTTTCTGCCGTATGGATTATGCGGGCGGGCGCCAGTACCTATTTTGCCAACAAGGCGCAAGAATATATGGGACGGCAACAGATTGCCGAGGGTAACGCCGCCATAGATTCTTTATGCCGTTATGCGCCGTCCAATATCCATTATTGTTTGGAGTACAGGGCCAAGAGTCTGATTGAACGGTTGGCGCGGGAAAGGGCCCGTCTGTCCCCGGAAGAGAAGAAAAAATTATACGAAGAAGCGCTGGGGTATCTTAATGCGGAAGAAAAGATGGCGTCCGCGCTCTTTCACATCTGGAATATCCGGGCCCAGCTGTATTTTCTGGCGCAGGGCGACATTATACCGGATGGCTATGCGCGGGCTGAAGTTGATTTGAAACGTGTTTTGGTGGTGAATCCGCTTTTTATCGACGGGCGGATCGGTCTGGCGAATATATACAAGCAGCAAGGCAATCCGCAAAAGGCATTGGCGCTTTTAGAGGACGGATTGCGCTGGCCGTGGCGGCGCAGCCCCGTAATGGTTCATTATTTGATGGACGCGGCCAATTTGCGCAAGCAGCTCGGTGATGAGGCAACCTATCAGATGTATTTTTTGAGGGCAAAAACGCTGGCTGACCAACTTAATCGGCAGGGCGCTAAATAG
- a CDS encoding globin-coupled sensor protein, translating into MAAEKDLSVTTEANLLERCSFLQLEDEACRTLAANQKLIEGALPGILSDFYEHISGWPQTRKFFSNEEHMVSAKNAQLKHWGLIASGNIDHNYEKSVLIIGKTHERIGLEPRWYIGGYSFLTSRLLGALVDSKISGGFGKNNNREELKEIIASVVKAVFLDMDLAISTYLDAADAERAALLERMTDDFDSNITMFVRDLGDSATQLKKMAGGLSEQAKNGQAQSSNLAGASDNASTNVNIVASAAEELSASINEINMQINKSSTISKDAVQKSQMASETITRLQGNAEKIGDIIKLIHEIAEQTNLLALNATIEAARAGDAGKGFAVVASEVKNLANQTASATSEISSQVSDVQSAIGETVTAINEISSIINDMDEISTSISAAMEEQTAAMNEIVQSTQNAADSAQQVSVIAAQVAESSNEVDSLSQSVSTSSTELLNKNDTLRGELETFLANLKAG; encoded by the coding sequence ATGGCTGCGGAAAAGGATTTATCCGTCACAACAGAAGCAAACCTCTTGGAACGCTGTTCGTTTTTGCAACTGGAGGACGAAGCCTGCCGCACTCTGGCGGCGAACCAGAAACTGATCGAAGGGGCTCTGCCCGGCATTTTGTCTGATTTCTACGAGCATATTAGCGGCTGGCCTCAAACCAGAAAATTCTTTTCGAACGAAGAGCATATGGTTTCCGCAAAAAATGCCCAGCTCAAGCACTGGGGTCTTATTGCCAGCGGAAACATCGATCATAACTATGAAAAATCCGTTCTAATAATCGGGAAAACGCATGAACGGATTGGATTGGAACCGCGTTGGTATATCGGCGGCTATTCTTTTCTCACAAGCCGTCTTCTGGGCGCGTTGGTTGACTCTAAAATCTCCGGCGGTTTCGGCAAAAACAACAACAGAGAAGAATTAAAAGAAATCATCGCCAGTGTCGTAAAAGCGGTTTTTCTGGACATGGATCTGGCTATTTCAACGTATCTCGACGCCGCCGATGCCGAAAGAGCCGCTCTTCTCGAACGCATGACGGACGATTTCGATAGCAACATCACGATGTTCGTAAGGGATCTCGGCGATTCAGCCACACAGTTGAAAAAAATGGCTGGGGGACTTTCCGAACAGGCGAAAAACGGGCAAGCCCAGTCTTCGAATTTGGCGGGCGCATCCGATAACGCCTCAACAAACGTCAATATCGTGGCCTCGGCGGCGGAAGAATTGTCGGCATCCATCAACGAAATCAACATGCAGATCAACAAATCCAGCACGATTTCAAAAGACGCCGTTCAAAAATCACAGATGGCATCAGAAACCATCACGCGTCTGCAAGGCAACGCAGAGAAAATCGGTGATATCATTAAATTGATCCATGAAATTGCCGAGCAAACAAACCTTCTGGCCTTGAACGCCACCATCGAGGCTGCCCGTGCCGGGGATGCCGGCAAGGGGTTTGCCGTGGTCGCCTCCGAGGTTAAAAATCTGGCGAACCAGACCGCTTCGGCAACATCCGAAATCTCGTCTCAGGTCAGTGACGTGCAATCGGCCATCGGGGAAACCGTAACGGCAATCAATGAAATTTCCAGTATTATCAATGATATGGATGAAATTTCAACGTCAATTTCCGCCGCCATGGAAGAACAAACGGCGGCTATGAATGAGATTGTCCAAAGTACACAAAACGCTGCTGACAGTGCCCAGCAAGTGTCTGTCATTGCCGCTCAGGTCGCCGAATCATCGAACGAAGTCGACTCCCTTTCACAATCGGTCAGCACATCGTCCACCGAACTCCTGAACAAGAACGATACCCTGCGCGGTGAACTTGAAACCTTCCTTGCAAACCTCAAGGCCGGTTAA
- a CDS encoding DotI/IcmL/TraM family protein has translation MKLFICFFTVVFTVISFHPAQAQSPVQGGDPASSSEPVAGPDNTLIAPFAAEGRDKKTAANPLGDLYLGPGSLGSTNRLDRPHRHKNDISRWLEQTMSDVFSVDVRTYNEHEMELSKLLNESALIQYQEFFSKNNIIKVLAHNKMLLNSYVKSAPLLLNEGSVSNRYRWLYELQLTMTYLPQETNNYEQAKPINRDVKIRVQVGRISDSPDQEGMVIENLSIYPVKE, from the coding sequence TTGAAACTGTTTATTTGCTTTTTTACGGTCGTTTTTACGGTCATTTCTTTTCATCCTGCTCAGGCTCAGTCCCCGGTTCAGGGTGGCGATCCTGCGTCGTCTTCGGAACCCGTGGCCGGGCCGGATAATACGCTGATAGCCCCTTTTGCCGCAGAGGGACGTGATAAGAAAACCGCGGCCAACCCGCTGGGGGACTTGTATTTGGGTCCGGGAAGTCTGGGGAGTACAAACCGGCTTGATCGTCCGCATCGCCATAAAAATGATATTTCCCGGTGGCTTGAGCAAACTATGTCCGATGTTTTTTCCGTCGATGTGCGCACATATAACGAGCACGAGATGGAGCTGTCAAAGTTGCTTAATGAGAGTGCTCTGATTCAATATCAGGAATTTTTTTCCAAAAACAACATTATCAAGGTTCTGGCCCATAACAAAATGTTGCTGAACAGCTATGTGAAATCGGCACCGCTTTTGTTGAATGAAGGCTCTGTTTCCAATCGTTATCGCTGGCTTTATGAATTGCAACTGACGATGACGTACTTGCCTCAGGAAACGAATAATTACGAGCAGGCCAAACCGATCAACCGTGACGTTAAAATCAGGGTTCAGGTCGGGCGTATCAGTGACTCCCCGGACCAAGAAGGCATGGTTATTGAAAACCTGAGTATTTACCCGGTTAAAGAATAG